In Paenarthrobacter sp. GOM3, a single window of DNA contains:
- the nth gene encoding endonuclease III, which produces MAIAEAGSLLALKRRARKINRVLADKYPYAHAELDFRNPFELVVATVLSAQTTDVLVNQVTKILFARYPDARTMAEADPFELEAILQPTGFFRAKARNVLALSTRLVDEYDGEVPGRLEDLVTLPGVGRKTANVVLGNAFGVPGITVDTHFGRLARRFGWTASDDPVKIEFDVAELFERRDWTMLSHRVVFHGRRICHAKKPACGACPVASLCPSYGDGETDPVKAAKLLKYELAPGNEALLERLLAETHRAAEIRMESQRRPG; this is translated from the coding sequence GTGGCCATCGCCGAAGCTGGTTCGCTGCTCGCACTCAAACGCCGGGCACGCAAGATCAACAGGGTCCTCGCTGACAAGTACCCTTACGCGCATGCGGAGTTGGACTTCCGGAACCCGTTTGAACTGGTAGTGGCCACGGTCCTTTCCGCCCAGACAACCGACGTCCTGGTCAATCAGGTAACCAAGATCCTGTTTGCCCGCTACCCGGACGCGCGGACCATGGCTGAAGCGGATCCCTTCGAACTTGAAGCAATCCTTCAACCCACGGGTTTCTTCAGGGCAAAAGCGCGCAACGTCCTGGCGCTGAGCACCCGGTTGGTGGACGAGTACGACGGCGAGGTCCCGGGCCGCTTGGAAGACCTGGTGACGTTGCCGGGAGTCGGGCGGAAGACCGCCAACGTTGTGCTGGGCAATGCCTTCGGAGTTCCGGGGATCACCGTCGACACGCACTTTGGACGCTTGGCACGACGGTTCGGATGGACTGCTTCCGATGATCCGGTCAAGATCGAATTTGATGTTGCCGAGCTGTTTGAACGCCGGGACTGGACCATGCTGTCCCACCGCGTGGTGTTCCACGGACGCAGGATCTGCCACGCCAAGAAGCCGGCCTGCGGCGCCTGTCCCGTCGCCAGTCTCTGCCCCAGCTACGGCGACGGCGAGACGGACCCTGTCAAAGCAGCCAAGTTGTTGAAGTATGAGCTCGCGCCCGGAAATGAAGCGCTGCTTGAACGATTGCTCGCTGAGACCCACCGGGCCGCGGAAATCCGCATGGAATCGCAAAGGAGGCCCGGGTGA
- the acs gene encoding acetate--CoA ligase has product MSQDTTGSTHVEALENLLHENRKFAPSAEFAADAVTSADAYAEAEADRPAFWAKQARELLTWDKDFSEALDWSNPPFAKWFVGGEVNAAYNALDRHVENGLGDRVAIYFEGEPGDTRSYTYAELTEAVKKAANAFQTLGVAKGDRVAVYLPMIPEAVITLLACARIGAVHSVVFGGFSADALRSRIEDAEAKLVVTADGTYRRGKPSPLKPAVDEALSKEGHTVQNVVVVKRNGEDVNWVEGRDLWWSETVDKAESEHMAVGHDSEHPLFILYTSGTTGKPKGILHTTGGYLTQTAYTHKAVFDLHPETDVYWCTADVGWVTGHSYVTYAPLVNGATQVMYEGTPDSPHQGRWWEIVEKYKVSILYTAPTAIRTFMKWGREIPDKYDLSSIRVLGSVGESINPEAWMWYRNVIGANAGKNGEKKENPAPIVDTWWQTETGAQMIAPLPGVTATKPGSAQVPLPGIAVDVVDENGQSVANGEGGYLVVREPWPSMLRGIWGDPERFKDTYWSRFEAMYFAGDGAKKDEDGDVWLLGRVDDVMNVSGHRLSTTEIESALVSHPSVAEAAVVGAADETTGQAVVAFVILRGDAVNNGDETVLELRNHVGKEIGPIAKPKQLLIVPELPKTRSGKIVRRLLKDIAEGRDTGDATTLADPGIMTQIADSLRK; this is encoded by the coding sequence ATGTCCCAGGACACCACCGGATCCACACACGTCGAGGCCCTCGAAAACCTCCTGCACGAGAACCGCAAGTTCGCGCCGTCGGCAGAGTTCGCGGCCGACGCCGTCACCAGCGCTGACGCCTATGCAGAGGCTGAGGCGGACCGCCCGGCGTTTTGGGCCAAGCAGGCCCGCGAGCTGCTGACCTGGGACAAGGACTTCAGTGAAGCCCTTGACTGGTCCAACCCGCCGTTTGCCAAGTGGTTCGTTGGCGGCGAGGTCAACGCTGCCTACAACGCGCTGGATCGGCACGTGGAGAACGGACTGGGCGACCGCGTTGCCATCTACTTTGAAGGCGAACCCGGCGACACCCGCAGCTACACGTATGCGGAGCTGACGGAAGCGGTAAAGAAGGCTGCCAACGCGTTCCAAACCCTCGGTGTTGCCAAGGGTGACCGCGTGGCTGTGTACCTGCCCATGATTCCTGAGGCCGTCATCACGCTGCTTGCCTGCGCCCGGATCGGGGCCGTGCATTCGGTGGTCTTCGGTGGTTTCTCCGCTGATGCCCTGCGCTCCCGGATCGAGGACGCTGAAGCCAAGCTCGTTGTCACCGCAGATGGCACCTACCGCCGCGGCAAGCCCTCACCGCTCAAGCCAGCCGTGGACGAAGCCCTCTCCAAAGAAGGACACACTGTCCAGAACGTTGTGGTGGTCAAGCGCAACGGCGAGGACGTCAACTGGGTGGAAGGCCGCGACCTCTGGTGGTCCGAGACGGTTGATAAAGCCGAAAGCGAGCACATGGCGGTCGGGCATGACTCCGAGCACCCGCTATTCATCCTTTACACCTCCGGAACCACCGGTAAGCCCAAGGGCATCCTGCACACAACCGGTGGCTACCTCACCCAGACCGCCTACACGCACAAGGCAGTATTCGACCTCCACCCGGAAACGGACGTGTACTGGTGCACCGCCGACGTCGGATGGGTCACCGGCCACTCGTACGTCACCTACGCGCCGCTGGTCAATGGCGCCACCCAGGTCATGTACGAAGGCACGCCGGACTCCCCGCACCAGGGCCGCTGGTGGGAAATCGTTGAAAAGTACAAGGTCTCCATCCTGTACACGGCACCCACCGCGATCCGTACGTTCATGAAGTGGGGCCGCGAGATCCCGGACAAGTACGATCTCTCCTCCATCCGGGTGCTGGGCTCGGTGGGCGAATCCATCAACCCCGAGGCCTGGATGTGGTACCGCAACGTGATCGGCGCCAACGCAGGTAAGAACGGCGAGAAGAAGGAGAACCCGGCACCCATCGTGGACACCTGGTGGCAAACCGAAACCGGCGCCCAGATGATCGCACCGCTGCCGGGCGTCACCGCCACCAAGCCCGGGTCGGCGCAGGTCCCGCTGCCCGGTATCGCCGTGGACGTCGTGGACGAAAACGGCCAGTCCGTGGCCAACGGCGAAGGCGGCTACCTTGTGGTCCGCGAACCGTGGCCCTCCATGCTCCGCGGGATTTGGGGCGACCCCGAGCGTTTCAAGGACACCTACTGGTCCCGGTTCGAGGCCATGTACTTCGCCGGCGATGGCGCCAAGAAGGACGAAGACGGCGATGTCTGGCTCCTTGGCCGCGTTGACGACGTCATGAACGTCTCCGGCCACCGGCTCTCCACCACCGAGATCGAGTCCGCCCTTGTCAGCCACCCGTCCGTGGCCGAAGCGGCCGTGGTTGGTGCCGCCGACGAGACCACGGGGCAGGCGGTCGTCGCGTTCGTCATCCTCCGTGGCGATGCCGTGAACAACGGCGACGAAACCGTCCTGGAACTGCGCAACCACGTGGGCAAGGAAATCGGTCCGATCGCCAAGCCCAAGCAGTTGCTCATTGTGCCGGAACTGCCAAAGACCCGCTCCGGCAAGATCGTCCGCCGTCTTCTCAAGGACATCGCCGAGGGTCGCGACACCGGCGACGCCACCACCCTGGCAGACCCGGGCATCATGACCCAGATCGCCGACTCGCTCCGCAAGTAG
- a CDS encoding DeoR/GlpR family DNA-binding transcription regulator: MLQAARHSAIIDAVQRERVVRVSDLAQLLGVSPMTVRRDIEALEESGRVERIHGGAKLPGDASTHEPGFELKSTQLTAEKHAIAVEAASIVQEGMAIGLGAGTTTWALAKELVNGPRITVVTNSVRIADLFHHGASSGPARFGSTVILIGGERTPSDALVGPIATASLKQLHLDVLFLGVHGMDAQAGFTTPNLLEAETNRAFMASARSTVILADHSKWGVVGIASIAQLEQADELITDSLLGEDARRVLEENVAKLRIADAQPS, from the coding sequence ATGCTTCAGGCAGCACGCCACTCCGCCATCATCGACGCCGTCCAGCGCGAACGCGTCGTACGGGTCTCGGACCTCGCCCAACTCCTTGGCGTCTCCCCCATGACCGTGCGGCGCGACATCGAAGCCCTGGAGGAATCCGGCCGGGTGGAGCGCATCCACGGCGGCGCCAAACTGCCCGGCGATGCGAGCACCCACGAGCCCGGTTTCGAGCTCAAGTCCACGCAGCTGACTGCCGAGAAGCACGCAATTGCCGTTGAAGCCGCTTCGATAGTCCAGGAGGGCATGGCGATTGGGCTCGGTGCCGGCACCACCACCTGGGCGCTGGCAAAGGAACTCGTCAACGGTCCCCGCATCACAGTGGTGACCAACTCTGTCCGGATCGCCGACCTTTTTCATCACGGCGCCTCTTCCGGCCCTGCCCGGTTTGGTTCCACCGTCATCCTGATCGGTGGCGAGCGCACGCCGTCGGACGCTTTGGTTGGACCCATTGCCACCGCATCCTTGAAGCAACTCCACCTGGACGTCCTGTTCCTTGGCGTCCACGGCATGGACGCCCAAGCAGGCTTCACCACGCCCAATCTGCTTGAAGCTGAGACCAACCGTGCCTTCATGGCCTCCGCGCGGAGCACGGTCATTTTGGCCGATCACAGCAAATGGGGCGTGGTGGGCATTGCTTCGATCGCCCAGTTGGAGCAGGCCGACGAACTCATCACGGACTCGTTGCTGGGTGAGGACGCCCGGCGGGTGCTGGAAGAGAACGTGGCGAAGCTTCGGATTGCGGATGCCCAACCCAGCTAG